Proteins from a single region of Neomonachus schauinslandi chromosome 10, ASM220157v2, whole genome shotgun sequence:
- the LOC110590031 gene encoding LOW QUALITY PROTEIN: heterogeneous nuclear ribonucleoprotein D-like (The sequence of the model RefSeq protein was modified relative to this genomic sequence to represent the inferred CDS: deleted 1 base in 1 codon) has product MEGIGGAILWLAKTAEYTTQEYDWVSPYHKIHILRIQRSTAAVAVTWTACQQPPADNSATMEDMNEYRNIEEFAEGSKINVSKNQQDDGKMFIGGLSWDTSKKDLTEYLSQFGEDVDYTIKTDPGTGRSRGFGFVLFKDAASVDKVLELKEHKLDGKLIDPKRAKTLKGKELPKKVFVGGLSPDTSEEQIKEYFGAFGEIENIELPMDTKTNERRGFCFITYTEEEPVKKLLESRYHQIGSGKYEIKVAQPEEVYGQQQQQQKGGRGAAAGGRGGTRGRGRDYSGQQSTYGKASRGGGSHQNNYQPY; this is encoded by the exons ATGGAAGGCATTGGAGGAGCAATATTGTGGTTAGCCAAGACTGCAGAATACACCACCCAGGAATATGACTGGGTCAGCCCTTATCACAAGAT tcacatccTGAGAATACAACGCTCCACCGCCGCCGTTGCTGTGACCTGGACTGCGTGCCAGCAGCCCCCGGCCGACAACTCCGCCACCATGGAGGACATGAATGAGTACCGCAACATAGAGGAATTCGCAGAGGGATCCAAGATCAATGTGAGCAAGAATCAGCAGGATGACGGTAAAATGTTTATTGGAGGCTTGAGCTGGGATACAAGCAAGAAAGATCTGACTGAATATTTGTCTCAATTTGGGGAAGATGTAGACTATACAATTAAAACAGATCCAGGGACTGGAAGATCT AGAGGATTTGGATTTGTGCTTTTCAAAGATGCTGCTAGTGTTGATAAGGTTTTGGAACTGAAAGAACACAAATTGGATGGCAAACTGATAGACCCCAAAAGGGCcaaaactttaaaaggaaaagaactccCCAAAAAGGTTTTTGTGGGTGGATTGAGCCCAGATACTTCTGAAGaacaaattaaagaatattttggagCCTTTGGAGAGATTGAAAATATTGAACTTCCCATggatacaaaaacaaatgaaagaagaggattttgtTTTATCACATATACAGAAGAAGAGCCAGTAAAGAAATTGTTAGAAAGCAGATATCATCAAATTGGTTCTGGGAAGTATGAAATCAAAGTTGCACAACCCGAAGAGGTATACGggcagcaacagcaacaacaaaaaggaggaagaggtgcTGCAGCTGGTGGACGAGGTGGTACTAGGGGTCGTGGACGAG ACTACAGTGGCCAACAGAGCACTTATGGCAAGGCATCCCGAGGGGGTGGCAGTCACCAAAACAATTACCAGCCATACTAA